The region CTTGAAATCGCCGCAGAAGGAACTTGGGGTAGTGGATGCCCTAAGGCAAAACATCACTGCGGCGTTGTTGCTTGCAATTGCCGACCGTGATCGGGCTGGTGTCCTGTTCAAGGAGCCGGGTGATGCCGAGAGGCGTGATTGGCTTTACTCCACTTTCGTCGCGCCCTACCAGGCGCAAGTCGACGAGGCATTCAAGGCAGCGCTTGAACAAAAACTCATCCGTCCGGTGCCGTTCGAGAGCCTGCACGCCATGATCATTGGGGTGGCCCGCATGATGGTCGACCCCGGCATGATGTCCCCGCGCATGGCACCGCTCTTGAAAGACAAGAGGAAACTCAAGGCGTATGTGGAGGGCGCCGTCGCTGTGTTGTTTGAAGGGCTACAAGCCAAATAAAGACATTGTGGAAATGATTACGCCTTCCCGTTGCGAGTGACAGATTCACAGTACCCTCTCTCAACGAGAAGCCTCTTGCTTCATCGAAGCGCCGAGGTGCCCAACGGGCTGACCTCGGCGCGCCTGGCTTCGCGAGAGCATATGGTCGCTGGCAAGGTGGGAGGATCTTCAAAAGAGGAAGATCAATTCCATGTTACAGGCTGGCGCTGCCCACCCAGGATAACCGGGTAGGTATTTTCTACCGCATAGGCATGCATAGCCACGCAATGCCGCAGTTGCGCCGGAAGCGTCGATTGCACCGAAGCTGAGCCCAGCAATTTGTCAAATGCCGCTCGATCCTTGGTCCCGATGATCAACGCACCGGCATAGGTGCGATTGGCCGGCTGATCATGGAGCACGTCAGGGGTCCACTGTGTAAACCTACCCCCGGGCTGGAAAACATGGGTACGCAATTCCTGCGCACCGGCCGCCAGCAGGGCGGGAGCCATCACACCGTCGACGAAGCGTCGAAACGGTGCGCCCCGCAACTCGTAACGCGCACGAATCAGGACAATTGCCCTGAAGCCGATCTCGGGTTGATAGGGGCCGGTCCACCAGCGGCCCCCGCCGGGACGGGAATTATTGGGAAGAACGCGATCGAAGACGTTGAACTCGTCATGGAAGATCGACTTCATTCGGAAGAGCCGGTCGGCGAGACCGGCCGCGAGGCTTGTGAGGCGCACTTCTGTCAGCCCATCGATGTGCCAGTCCGTCGGAATGATTCCCCCCAGTCCTTTCGGCACCGGCCAGAATCCATGATCGGTCGGAGAAAAATGATGCTGGAGGTATTCATGAACCGA is a window of Oleomonas cavernae DNA encoding:
- a CDS encoding TetR/AcrR family transcriptional regulator; translation: MTAIPRKRGRPAKSREVVPEELLRQAFNMFAKEGFEAASLRKLAADSGVDFTLFRHYFGTKDQLWRAAVVAELTPLAEQLLQVLKSPQKELGVVDALRQNITAALLLAIADRDRAGVLFKEPGDAERRDWLYSTFVAPYQAQVDEAFKAALEQKLIRPVPFESLHAMIIGVARMMVDPGMMSPRMAPLLKDKRKLKAYVEGAVAVLFEGLQAK